Proteins encoded by one window of Girardinichthys multiradiatus isolate DD_20200921_A chromosome 14, DD_fGirMul_XY1, whole genome shotgun sequence:
- the nop10 gene encoding H/ACA ribonucleoprotein complex subunit 3 gives MFLQFYLNENGDRVYTLKKVTPEGQPTSSAHPARFSPDDKFSRHRVQLKKRFGILLTQQPRPIL, from the exons ATGTTTCTACAGTTTTATCTCAATGAGAACGGAGACAGAGTCTACACTCTGAAG AAGGTGACTCCCGAAGGGCAGCCCACCAGCTCGGCCCACCCGGCTCGCTTCTCCCCCGACGACAAGTTCTCCCGCCACCGCGTGCAGCTGAAGAAACGTTTCGGTATCCTCCTCACACAGCAGCCCAGGCCTATTCTGTGA
- the LOC124880710 gene encoding uncharacterized protein LOC124880710, translated as MESVPTRLPESIVDDGAQASPQLCPLVSTGSSLLQGMEDIHTLFEPAPQTSHSIYQEQVFCSYEVHHINMDTSTTPSSPTAAETLRGTVDYVQNNRPVMCNPFLGVMSPFQGTMWSPPLQDFPPAVYPIPQKFHSFSPSGPRVWDSLPPIQFSPRAPGASHMMNMGFQSNSPQFGFSSGPCMLIKIPEFCHEAYFPSRQLFFRPEGCPRWCLCPMMEPVNQTCRPELVYRTRESMVQNDSSTSEDKWPNKAEEHPQMFTPYKTKIRGGHVSSEPLVAFQDQLQTHWTREDNQDVPNSICPKEGSILDTDDLSCLLPSDLDPLDHYTLEDLETLMKESSDSLFNEKETPPPPAKIERIIQYLRSGAPITEYEPNSEQNEQDLPANEKLRKGWHSSSPLQQSPLEGKSTDQYESFSPDHHFEEDMTCRYLTEANDDRIRLHKINPEKRSKQRVARSQKTPREKGIHNTNPKICTVIRCSHGVKGHTDKSDGQSHALRAERKPADKFTPQRKSPSNQKQRKQGSVRRQIFKTEQRDYKEKKPNKAKELTVGYESKTFKRKRQKCTAPTGKPLDFCRRMEITRKWLSIQEPREEGRGEISKVAKRKTQSKNKEERVQSAQRKIKGSKSSLKREVGVNLHDNPGQPQSLMERGKKRENKHETTQPIKEFKIPKAKVSGTQCPPAHSITSKKHPTVNQCSHKALKDKCEPNCPSSGTKKLPSLETVKIGPWSSLFMYPMSSEMPKQQCSTFLEANPSDQKPKVLQRKGNRLRIKTEARTEPTKDEETEQLGLASKAKKHKQRCNTPKRRKRGANETVERLWSSPAKKHRESEQRGDKLRMKERRTLRGTWLHTEQQITPKNPQNSSVY; from the exons ATGGAATCAGTGCCTACCCGTCTACCAGAATCCATCGTAGATGATGGAGCCCAGGCCTCCCCACAGCTCTGCCCTCTGGTTTCAACAGGCAGTTCTCTTCTCCAGGGGATGGAAGACATCCACACTCTGTTTGAACCAGCACCTCAAACAAGTCATTCAATCTACCAAGAGCAGGTTTTTTGCTCTTATGAGGTTCACCATATAAATATGGACACCTCTACAACACCATCTTCACCGACAGCTGCAGAGACGCTCAGGGGGACCGTTGATTATGTTCAAAACAACCGACCAGTGATGTGTAATCCCTTCCTCGGCGTGATGAGCCCCTTCCAGGGCACAATGTGGAGCCCACCCTTGCAAGATTTTCCTCCTGCTGTTTATCCCATTCCACAgaaatttcacagtttttcacCTTCTGGTCCAAGGGTCTGGGATAGTCTTCCTCCAATCCAGTTTAGCCCCAGAGCTCCTGGAGCCTCCCACATGATGAATATGGGTTTCCAGTCCAACTCACCTCAGTTTGGGTTCAGTTCGGGCCCCTGTATGCTGATCAAGATCCCAGAGTTCTGTCATGAAGCATATTTCCCTTCTCGCCAATTATTCTTCAGGCCTGAAGGTTGTCCCAGATGGTGCCTGTGCCCCATGATGGAGCCAGTCAACCAGACCTGCAGACCAGAACT GGTTTATAGGACAAGAGAGAGCATGGTGCAGAATGATTCTTCGACATCAGAGGACAAGTGGCCTAACAAGGCAG AAGAACATCCCCAAATGTTTACACCATACAAGACCAAGATACGAGGAGGCCACGTTTCTTCAGAACCCCTGGTTGCTTTTCAGGATCAACTTCAAACACATTGGACCAGGGAGGACAACCAGGATGTCCCCAACTCCATCTGTCCcaag GAGGGGTCGATCCTGGACACAGACGACCTGAGCTGcctccttccttcagacctGGACCCCCTTGATCACTATACTCTGGAAGACCTGGAG ACACTGATGAAGGAGAGTTCAGACTCACTTTTCAACGAGAAAGAGACCCCTCCACCGCCTGCTAAAATTGAAAGAATAATTCAGTACCTACGCTCTGGTGCTCCGATCACAGAATATGAACCAAACTCAGAACAAAATGAGCAAGATTTGCCAGCCAATGAAAAACTGAGGAAGGGCTGGCATTCTTCCTCTCCATTGCAGCAGTCCCCCTTAGAAGGAAAATCAACCGATCAGTATGAGTCATTTTCTCCTGATCATCATTTTGAAGAAGATATGACCTGTAGGTATTTGACGGAAGCTAATGATGACAGGATTagacttcataaaataaatccaGAGAAACGTTCTAAACAAAGAGTAGCACGCAGCCAAAAAACACCAAGAGAAAAAGGAATTCATAACACTAACCCAAAGATCTGCACAGTCATCAGATGCAGTCATGGGGTGAAGGGCCACACTGACAAATCAGATGGACAGAGTCACGCTTTGAGAGCCGAAAGGAAACCAGCTGATAAATTCACTCCACAGAGAAAGTCACCAAGTAAtcaaaagcaaagaaaacaagGCTCTGTAAGAAGACAGATATTTAAAACAGAGCAGAGGGATTATAAAGAGAAGAAGCCCAATAAAGCAAAGGAACTGACAGTAGGTTATGAATCCAAAACGTTCAAAAGGAAAAGGCAGAAATGTACAGCGCCAACAGGAAAACCTCTCGATTTCTGTAGAAGAATGGAGATAACTAGGAAATGGTTATCTATACAAGAACCAAGAGAGGAGGGGAGGGGTGAAATTTCAAAGGTTGCAAAACGCAAAactcaaagcaaaaacaaagaggagagAGTGCAGTCGGCTCAAAGGAAAATCAAAGGCTCGAAGTCCTCGTTAAAGAGAGAAGTGGGGGTAAATTTGCACGATAATCCAGGCCAACCTCAGAGTCTGATggaaagaggaaagaaaagagagaataaGCATGAAACAACCCAGCCTATTAAAGAGTTCAAAATACCGAAGGCCAAGGTTTCTGGAACCCAATGTCCACCTGCTCACTCCATTACATCAAAAAAACACCCAACAGTTAATCAATGTAGTCATAAGGCCCTGAAAGACAAATGTGAGCCAAACTGTCCCTCCAGCGGGACAAAGAAGCTCCCCTCTTTGGAAACAGTTAAAATAGGTCCCTGGTCATCCCTCTTTATGTACCCAATGTCGAGTGAAATGCCTAAGCAGCAATGCAGCACATTCCTGGAAGCCAACCCCAGTGACCAAAAGCCAAAGGTTTTACAAAGGAAAGGGAATAGATTAAGGATCAAGACTGAAGCAAGGACAGAGCCGACCAAAGACGAGGAGACAGAACAGCTCGGCCTTGCAAGTAAAGCAAAGAAGCACAAGCAGAGATGCAATACCCCTAAAAGGAGGAAACGGGGCGCAAATGAGACTGTGGAAAGACTTTGGTCAAGTCCAGCAAAAAAGCACCGGGAATCAGAGCAGAGAGGGGACAAACTCAGAATGAAGGAAAGAAGAACTTTAAGAGGAACCTGGCTTCATACAGAGCAACAAATAACCCCGAAGAATCCTCAAAACAGCTCAGTTTATTGA